From the Solanum lycopersicum chromosome 10, SLM_r2.1 genome, one window contains:
- the LOC101265075 gene encoding glucan endo-1,3-beta-glucosidase-like, whose product MAKATLILFLLLSHISVGTLVLAHEQKTWCVAKPSSDLKTLEENIIYACSQVDCRILQNGCTCYSPNNLMNHASIAMNLYYQANGRNQWNCHFGNSALIVMTDPSYGGCIYE is encoded by the exons ATGGCTAAAGCAACTCTCATTCTTTTCCTACTTTTGTCCCACATTTCAG tgGGGACATTGGTGTTAGCACATGAACAG aaaacTTGGTGTGTGGCTAAACCTTCATCAGATTTGAAAacattagaagaaaatataatttatgcaTGTTCTCAAGTGGATTGTAGAATATTGCAAAATGGTTGCACTTGTTATTCACCAAATAATCTTATGAACCATGCTTCTATTGCAATGAATCTTTATTATCAAGCTAATGGAAGAAATCAATGGAATTGCCACTTTGGTAATTCTGCCTTAATTGTCATGACAGATCCAA GTTATGGAGGCTGTATCTATGAGTGA
- the LOC101264768 gene encoding pentatricopeptide repeat-containing protein At3g14580, mitochondrial, which yields MFSCRYRQLIHKLYFPFSLQRSNLGTPSSPFSSSQIQNSDWLSSNEVIKIFQNLKNPNSALTLLNQISNRKDYRPNEAIYSVVVKNLAIAKNFDAIETLMEKIKIERKCRLSDEFFYNVIKIYGHLAGRINRSIDTLFDMPNYKCFPSVKTFNFVLNLLVNTKQFDVVHKVYVRGSELGVEIDACCLNIIIKGLCRCGEIDAAYKVFDEFPKQNCSPNVRTFSTIMHALCDHGRVDEALSLLDRMENENVEPDAIVFNTLISGLRKQRRVDEGIDMFKKVMLKGCDPNPGTYQEVLYALLDAKRFLEAKNFMSVMIDKRVNPSFESYKVIVHGLCDGKLVGDLDWVLKQMVRHGFVPRMGMWKKILGCLFPDGGCCTTCTHNEILAD from the coding sequence ATGTTTTCATGTCGATACAgacaattaattcacaaattatattttccattttctcTTCAAAGATCAAATCTTGGAACCCCATCATCTCCATTTTCATCATCTCAAATCCAAAATTCAGATTGGTTAAGCTCAAATGAAGTAATCAAGATttttcaaaatctcaaaaacCCAAATTCAGCTCTAACTCTACTCAATCAAATCTCAAATCGAAAAGATTACAGACCCAATGAAGCGATTTATAGTGTGGTTGTTAAAAACTTAGCGATTGCTAAGAATTTTGATGCAATTGAAACCCTTATGGAGAAAATCAAAATCGAAAGGAAATGTAGACTTTCTGATGAGTTTTTCTATAATGTTATTAAGATTTATGGGCATTTAGCTGGTAGAATCAACAGATCAATCGATACCCTTTTCGATATGCCTAATTATAAGTGTTTTCCCAGTGTGAAGACTTTCAATTTCGTACTGAATTTGCTTGTGAATACTAAGCAATTTGATGTTGTTCATAAGGTTTACGTTCGTGGTTCCGAGTTGGGTGTTGAGATTGATGCTTGTTGTTTGAATATAATCATTAAAGGGCTTTGTCGTTGTGGAGAGATAGATGCTGCATATAAGGTGTTTGATGAATTTCCTAAACAGAATTGTTCACCCAATGTTAGAACTTTTTCTACTATAATGCATGCATTATGTGATCATGGTCGTGTTGATGAGGCGTTGAGTTTGTTAGATAGGATGGAGAATGAGAATGTTGAACCAGATGCCATCGTGTTTAACACGTTGATATCGGGGCTGAGGAAGCAAAGGCGAGTTGACGAGGGGATTGATATGTTCAAGAAAGTAATGCTGAAAGGTTGTGATCCGAATCCAGGGACTTATCAGGAGGTGTTGTATGCTTTGCTTGATGCTAAGAGGTTTTTGGAAGCGAAAAATTTCATGTCTGTGATGATCGATAAGAGAGTGAATCCAAGTTTCGAGTCTTATAAGGTGATAGTACATGGCCTTTGTGATGGTAAGCTTGTTGGAGATTTAGATTGGGTATTGAAGCAAATGGTGAGACATGGATTCGTTCCGAGGATGGGTATGTGGAAGAAGATTCTTGGTTGCTTGTTTCCCGATGGAGGTTGTTGTACTACTTGTACTCACAATGAGATTCTTGCAGACTAA
- the LOC101264468 gene encoding uncharacterized protein, with product MDTTKKKEKKKEVIRLERESVIPVLKSRLIMTLANLIENDSDRDEFLKLCKRVQYTIRAWYNIQFEDLMGLYALFDPVHGSQCLDQQKLNDDDIDELEQNFLTYLFQVMDKSNFKIASDEELEIANAGQYLLNLPITVDESKLDTKLLSKYFARNPCDEKLPEFADKYVIFRRGIGIDRTTDWFIMEKIDMIIARTWKWLMKRTGGDKFFGKKIYKRNKKPRKKRIPSEEEQDFYVERIRIQNMELTLPNVLSKITIQEPTFERIIVIYRRASEEDEKPDRGIYVKHLKNIPMADLEIVLPEKKNPSLTPMDWVQFIASAVVGLFAVVTSLDMPQADAWVLFAILSTVIGYCAKIYFTFQQNMAQYQNLITQSMYDKQLDSGRGTLLHLCDDVIQQEVKEVIISYFILMEQGKATLIDLDTRCEELIKERFAISCNFDVDDAVQKLEKLGIVSKDEIGRYFCIGLKRANEIIGSTTEELVLKARQAQSGVTNS from the coding sequence ATGGACACTActaagaaaaaagagaagaagaaagaggtAATACGATTAGAACGCGAATCAGTTATTCCCGTACTCAAATCAAGATTGATCATGACACTAGCAAATTTAATCGAAAATGATTCAGATCGCGATGAATTTCTCAAGTTATGCAAGAGAGTACAATACACAATTCGCGCTTGGTACAACATTCAATTCGAAGACCTAATGGGCTTATACGCTTTATTTGACCCCGTCCACGGGTCCCAATGTCTcgatcaacaaaaattaaacgATGATGACATAGATGAGCTAGAACAAAACTTCTTAACATACTTATTCCAAGTCATGGACAAAAGTAACTTCAAAATTGCTAGTGATGAAGAATTAGAGATCGCGAACGCAGGTCAGTACTTATTAAATCTCCCAATAACGGTTGATGAATCGAAACTTGACACTAAGCTTTTGTCCAAATACTTTGCTCGTAACCCTTGCGATGAAAAACTCCCCGAATTTGCGGataaatatgtgatttttcGACGTGGAATTGGTATAGATAGAACAACGGATTGGTTTATAATGGAAAAAATCGACATGATCATCGCACGTACATGGAAATGGTTGATGAAAAGAACAGGAGGGGATAAATTTTTcggtaaaaaaatatataaacgtAATAAAAAACCGCGAAAAAAACGAATACCATCGGAGGAGGAACAAGATTTTTACGTAGAAAGAATTAGAATACAAAACATGGAGCTAACGTTACCAAATGTGCTTAGTAAAATCACAATTCAAGAGCCAACGTTCGAAAGAATTATAGTTATTTATAGACGTGCAAGTGAGGAGGACGAAAAACCCGATAGGGGTATTTACGTCAAACACTTGAAAAATATACCGATGGCGGATTTAGAAATTGTGTTGCCCGAGAAAAAAAACCCTAGTTTAACCCCTATGGATTGGGTACAATTTATTGCATCGGCCGTGGTAGGTCTATTCGCGGTTGTTACATCTCTTGACATGCCTCAAGCTGACGCGTGGGTCCTCTTTGCGATTTTATCGACAGTAATAGGTTATTGTGCCAAGATATACTTtacatttcaacaaaatatggcacaatatcaaaatttgatCACTCAATCGATGTACGATAAACAATTAGATAGTGGAAGGGGTACGTTACTACATTTATGCGACGATGTGATACAACAAGAGGTTAAAGAAGTTATAATATCGTATTTTATACTTATGGAACAAGGTAAGGCGACGTTGATCGATCTCGATACGCGATGTGAGGAGTTGATCAAGGAGAGATTTGCTATAAGTTGTAATTTTGATGTAGATGATGCAGTGCAAAAGTTGGAGAAACTTGGGATTGTGTCTAAGGATGAAATTGGAAGGTATTTTTGTATTGGACTTAAGAGGGCTAATGAAATTATTGGATCAACTACTGAGGAACTCGTACTTAAAGCAAGACAGGCTCAGTCTGGCGTTACTAATTCATGA